A stretch of DNA from Aliarcobacter thereius LMG 24486:
TATCCATTGGAGCATTTTGTGGTATATAAAATAGAGTTGTATATTCGTTTACACCTTCTGTTTTTGTATGGATTGTAAGCATTGGATCATTTGAGTCTTGAGAGATTGTTTTATAAAAACTATTATAATCCTCATCTTTTAGTTTTGATTTACTTTGTGTCCAAAGAGCTGTTGCAGCGTTTATTTGCTCTTTTTTTCTCTCAGTCTTTTTAAGGGCTTCTTTTCCTGCTTTTTTATCTTCTTCGCTTAACTCTTCGCTTACTTCTTCATCATAATTTAAGAAAATTGGATATGCAATATGATTTGAATATTTTTCAACTATATTTTTAATTCTATATTTACTAGTAAACTCTTCTGCTTCTTCATCTTTAAGTTTTATATAAATAACTGTACCTGTACTCTCTTTTGTACAAGGAGCTAAATCAAACTCTCCTGTTCCATCTGAAGACCATTTATAAGCAATATCTTCTCCAGCTTTTTTTGAAATTACATCTACTTTTGATGCCACCATAAATACTGAATAAAATCCTACTCCAAATTGACCAATTAAGTTTGAATCTTTTTTTGCATCACCTGTTAATGCTTCAATAAATGATTTTGTACCTGACTTTGCAATAGTTCCGATTGAAGCTATCATATCTTCATCATTCATTCCAACACCATTATCAATAATAGTAAGTGATTTATCTTTTTCATCAAAAGTGATATTTATTTCACCTTTCCAAGAAGCAAAACTATCTTTTAACTTCTCATCTGTAAGTCTTAGATAGTTTAATTTGTCTATTGCATCACTTCCATTTGATACAAGCTCTCTTATAAATATCTCTTTATTTGAGTATAAAGAGTGTGTCATTAGATTTAATAATTGTCCTACTTCTGTTTGAAATTGATGTTTTGCCATCTTTTTTCATCTCCTTTTTTAATACTATTTGTAAATTTTTAAAAGAGAATTTTATCAAACCTTTATTAAACTTGGCTAAAGTTTATATAAAATTTAGCACTTTTATACATTGAGTGCTAACTCAATTTCTCATCTATTATTGTAGTATCATCACCATTATAACAACCTCCATTATTTTGATTTAAATTCCTATTAATAATATTCAGAATGTTGTTTCTCTTAAATTTGAATTAAAATGACAAAAAGAGATATTGCAGGATACTTAGGAAAAGAGTTTGATCAAAAATCCAAATAAACTTCTTTAATCCTAATTTTTGATAGAATATAAACTTTTAAAAATAAGGAATAATATATGACAAAAAAACAATTTTTAAATGATTTACAAAAAGTTTATGACTATTTAGATAATCAAAAAGCAAAAATAAACGAACTATTAAAATATTTAGAAAACAAAGAGTTTGACAAGTTATCACTTATAAATGAGTTTGCAAATAATTTAGAGCTAAATATGACAGATGAATTAAGATTTGCACTTCTTACAAGATTGGTAAATTTAAGAGATGATAGTTTAGTTCAAGTTTTAAAGAAAATTGGCAAAAATGAAAAAGAGATAATAGAACTTCAAGAAAAAGCATTTTTATTTGTAAAAGATTTTTGGCACAAAAAGCATAAAGATTTAATCGATTTTATAATTCAAAACAATCTTTTAACTCCTTTTTATAAAGAAATTTTCATTGGAGTTTATAATGTTGGTCTTGCTATGTCATCTTGGCAAAGTTCTTGGACAAAACAGATTATAAATGGTGTAAATAAAGAACTAAATCATAAATTTGATGGAGATGAAGCAAAAATTATGAAATATCTTGAAGATGAAAATCTTTTTGATAAAGGACATGGTGGAATAAATGCTGATAGATCATATTCAGCTTTAGTAAAAACAGAAGATGGATATAAATCAGAAGCTTATATAAAAGCTTTCAAAAAAGAGACAACTGCTGTTATTGATGCTTTAGAAGAGTTTGCAGACAAACTAATAGAGCTTGAAGATGATATTTATAATCAAAAATGGGACTATATTTTATATCTTCAAGCACTTATAAAAGCATTTGCTGAAAGAAGAACAGATGAGTTGGTTTCTCAATGGGCAGATGTTGATAGAGCTTGGATGAAAATAAAAACTCCTATTCAAATAGGACATCCTTTAGAATATTATGAAGATCATTTCAGAAAAGCAGTTGCACTTGAATGGGATATAAGAGTTACAAATCCACAATTTGCACAAAATGACCACAGAGTAAATAAGATAAAATCATCATTTACAAAAATATTTAGCAGTTTTGAACAAAATGAAAACTACAAAAGAATCTTTGATTTTAGCTTCAAATCACTTGATAAAGTTCAACTATACATTGGAAGACCTGCACTATTTTTTGGTGCAGAGTTAAATGGCTTATTTTCAGCTCAAGTTGTACCAAATGATGAAGTAGTTTCAAAAGAAGAGGGTAAAAAGATATTTGCTTTTTCTGATGAAATTTTACAAAGTAGCAGAGCTAAACCATTTTTAAAACTTAGCCAAGAGATTTTTGGACAAGAGTTTTTAAAAAAAGATAGAGAGTTTTTATTTAATGAAACTTCATCTTGGCATAGTGTTTATGATATTAGTACAATTGGGCATGAATATGGTCATATTTTATGGTGCGATGAAGAGACTGAAAGTGTTATGAATAAAAGTGGAAATTTTAAAAACATTGAAGAGTTTAAAGCAACAACAGGTGGTTTAATATCATATTTCTTAGATGATAACAATGATGAA
This window harbors:
- the ciaB gene encoding invasion protein CiaB, producing MTKKQFLNDLQKVYDYLDNQKAKINELLKYLENKEFDKLSLINEFANNLELNMTDELRFALLTRLVNLRDDSLVQVLKKIGKNEKEIIELQEKAFLFVKDFWHKKHKDLIDFIIQNNLLTPFYKEIFIGVYNVGLAMSSWQSSWTKQIINGVNKELNHKFDGDEAKIMKYLEDENLFDKGHGGINADRSYSALVKTEDGYKSEAYIKAFKKETTAVIDALEEFADKLIELEDDIYNQKWDYILYLQALIKAFAERRTDELVSQWADVDRAWMKIKTPIQIGHPLEYYEDHFRKAVALEWDIRVTNPQFAQNDHRVNKIKSSFTKIFSSFEQNENYKRIFDFSFKSLDKVQLYIGRPALFFGAELNGLFSAQVVPNDEVVSKEEGKKIFAFSDEILQSSRAKPFLKLSQEIFGQEFLKKDREFLFNETSSWHSVYDISTIGHEYGHILWCDEETESVMNKSGNFKNIEEFKATTGGLISYFLDDNNDEKYLQEQVLIDLVKRSVGLIAWMEVDEVQPYYCEGLIHLSGLFESKILIWDNENKKLSIDLSDLKFESLKSWYIRNYTALAQHYLDKLDATIFLNIYAKKDGKYFMPNDENINSFVKYYFKRYQEIGQELDKEDKKDNYLKG